TCGAACGGGAAGGGACATGAATCATGTCCCTTCTGTGTTTTAGCAGGCAGGAGATATGCATAAAGCTAATACTGAGGGTGGTGAGCGGTGCTGTGAATGTCCCTCTGATGCCGAAAGGCAATGAGCACAAAAAGTATGATGTTATTATCGTCGGTACTGGACCGGCGGCAATCTTTACCGCCCTTGAACTGGCCGATAGCCGGGCTAAGGTTTTAATGCTGGAGCAGGGCAAGGATATCGGCCAGCGGCAATGTCTGGCTGCCGAGCAGAAGATCACCTGTAACCGGTGTCAACCCTGCTCTTTGCTCTCCGGGTGGGGTGGAGCCGGGGCTTACAGCGATGGGAAATTGACGCTCTCCTCCGAGGTTGGAGGATTTCTGGATGAGTATTTGTCCCCGCAGGAGCACAAAGAGCTGATTGACTATGTTGACCAGCTCTACTGCCGGTTCGGCGCTCCGGATTACGTCTACGGCACCGATACTGAAGCCATTGTTCAACTTCAGCGAAAGGCGACGCTCCACGATCTGACATTGATCCCATCCCGCATCAGGCATATGGGCACTGACCAGTGCCTGGAAATTCTGAAGACTTTCCGGCAGCATCTTGATTCCAGAATAGATATGCTTTTTTCCACATCCGTTCAGGAAATCATGGTCCGGGAGGAATCCGCCGTGGGGGTTCGTACTACAGGCGGGCAGGAATTTTTTTCGGACTTCGTTGTCGTGGCCCCGGGACGGGTGGGAGCGAACTGGCTGAAACGGGAGGCCGATCGGCTGCATCTTGCCACCCTGAAAAATCCGGTGGACATCGGGGTGCGGGTGGAGGTTCCGGCGGCAGTGCTGGAGCCGCTCACCCAGATTACCTATGAGCCGAAGCTCATTTTCCACAGCCGGCGGTTTGATGACCGGGTGCGGACCTTTTGTATGAATCCCTATGGAAAGGTGGTTATTGAGTACTGCCAGGGGGTTCATCTGGTCAACGGCCACAGTTATGCCAGAAGCAAGACGGAAAATACGAACTTCGCTCTTTTAGTGAGCACGAAATTTACCGAACCCTTCGATCGTCCGATATCGTATGGCCGCTACCTGGCCCGTCTGGCCAATTTTTTAAGCGGCGGAATCATTGTCCAGCGCCTTGGGGACCTTGTAATGGGCAGACGTTCGACTCCAGATCGAATACGAAGGAATGTGATTGTGCCTTCTCTGCCGGAGGCAACGCCGGGAGACCTGAGCTTCGCCCTGCCGTATCGGTATCTGTCAAACATCATCGAGATGCTGGAGGCCATGAGCAATCTTGCCCCGGGCATCAATTCACGGCATACACTGCTCTACGGCCTTGAGGTCAAGTTTTATTCCCTGCGCCTGCAGCTTACAAGCTCGTTTGAAACACCTATTCACAACCTGTATGCTATCGGTGACGGAGCTGGATTGACCCGCGGGCTGATGCAGGCTTCCATCTCGGGAGTAGTGGCAGCGCGAAGCATTCGGCAAAGGATGACGGGAACCGGCTGAAAATGCCAGGCAATACCTGAAATCGATTCGCTCATATGGGATAGATGGCACACATCCGATGGTACGTATTAAGGATGGAAGAATGCTCTCCCGCAGAGACGCAGAGGCGCAGAGAATGACTGAAAATCATATCCTCGGCGTCTCAGCGTCTCTGCGGGAGAAATACACCACTGCCGTGTCGTCTTTCCCATAAGAGCTAATCGATATTATGGAGAATGGAAAAGCTGTGGATTATCAGATTCAGCGGGAGAGGATGGTTCAGGAGCAGTTGATAGCCAGGGGGATCAAGGATAAGGATGTCCTGCAGGCCATGCGGAAAATACCACGGCATCTTTTCGTAGAGGATGCATTTGCCCTGCGTGCCTATGGAGACCACCCCCTGCCCATTGGTGAAAAACAGACCATTTCCCAGCCCTATATGGTTGGTTACATGGCCGAAGCCCTGGCAGTGAATAAAAAATCCCGGGTGCTGGAAATTGGCACCGGCTCAGGGTATCAGACCGCGGTCCTTGCGGAAATCTGCCAGAAGGTTTATTCCGTCGAGCGGATCAAGAGCCTGGCGCAAAAAGCCCAAAAGCTTCTGGAGCAGCTAGGGTATCATAACTTTCAAATCCTGGTCGATGACGGCAGCAGGGGGTGGCTGGAAAAGGCCCCTTTTCAGGGAATCATTATTTCAGCCTCGGCGCCCAGTGTCCCTCTCTCCCTGTGTGAGCAGCTCGAAGAGGGTGGACGGATGGTAGTTC
This is a stretch of genomic DNA from bacterium. It encodes these proteins:
- a CDS encoding NAD(P)/FAD-dependent oxidoreductase, with amino-acid sequence MPKGNEHKKYDVIIVGTGPAAIFTALELADSRAKVLMLEQGKDIGQRQCLAAEQKITCNRCQPCSLLSGWGGAGAYSDGKLTLSSEVGGFLDEYLSPQEHKELIDYVDQLYCRFGAPDYVYGTDTEAIVQLQRKATLHDLTLIPSRIRHMGTDQCLEILKTFRQHLDSRIDMLFSTSVQEIMVREESAVGVRTTGGQEFFSDFVVVAPGRVGANWLKREADRLHLATLKNPVDIGVRVEVPAAVLEPLTQITYEPKLIFHSRRFDDRVRTFCMNPYGKVVIEYCQGVHLVNGHSYARSKTENTNFALLVSTKFTEPFDRPISYGRYLARLANFLSGGIIVQRLGDLVMGRRSTPDRIRRNVIVPSLPEATPGDLSFALPYRYLSNIIEMLEAMSNLAPGINSRHTLLYGLEVKFYSLRLQLTSSFETPIHNLYAIGDGAGLTRGLMQASISGVVAARSIRQRMTGTG
- a CDS encoding protein-L-isoaspartate(D-aspartate) O-methyltransferase produces the protein MDYQIQRERMVQEQLIARGIKDKDVLQAMRKIPRHLFVEDAFALRAYGDHPLPIGEKQTISQPYMVGYMAEALAVNKKSRVLEIGTGSGYQTAVLAEICQKVYSVERIKSLAQKAQKLLEQLGYHNFQILVDDGSRGWLEKAPFQGIIISASAPSVPLSLCEQLEEGGRMVVPVGTEKSQILRIVHKKNGRIIEEEKLHCSFVKLIGEYGWSE